In Papilio machaon chromosome W, ilPapMach1.1, whole genome shotgun sequence, a single genomic region encodes these proteins:
- the LOC123723004 gene encoding uncharacterized protein LOC123723004 yields the protein MYLAKEEKNNKIVNKTLSTTIREKEKKVSFDIGPHEHVASDSYEPQQKSRQQYPHSHNSARHKDGLTRRSIVHTRSHRRSSIGTREFEEIPLGPGRRHRSRSMLKTDRVKRQRLRTRTSRRSVADAC from the exons ATGTACCTTGCCAAAGaggagaaaaataataaaatagtgaaCAAGACATTAAGTACTACTATTAGAG aaaaagagAAGAAAGTAAGTTTTGACATTGGTCCCCATGAACATGTGGCATCTGATTCTTATGAACCACAACAAAAAAGTCGGCAACAGTACCCACACAGTCACAACTCTGCAAGACACAAAG ATGGACTTACAAGACGATCAATAGTTCACACTCGGTCACATAGGAGGTCTTCAATTGGTACTCGTGAATTTGAGGAAATTCCTCTGGGACCTGGTCGGCGACATCGCAGTCGATCCATGCTAAAAACAG ATAGAGTGAAAAGACAGCGCTTGCGCACCCGCACGAGTCGACGGTCGGTGGCTGATGCCTGCTAA
- the LOC123723394 gene encoding tubulin alpha-1 chain-like: MRECISIHAGQAGVQIGNACWELYCLEHGIQPDGQMPSDKTVGGGDDSFNTFFSETGAGKHVPRAVFIDLEPTVVDEVRTGTYRQLFHPEQLITGKEDAANNYARGHYTIGKEIVDLVLDRVRKLADQCTGLQGFLIFHSFGGGTGSGFASLLMERLSVDYGKKSKLEFAIYPAPQISTAVVEPYNSILTTHTTLEHSDAAFMVDNEAIYDICRRNLDIERPTYTNLNRLIGQIVSSITASLRFDGALNVDLTEFQTNLVPYPRIHFPLVTYAPVISAEKAYHEQLSVAEITNACFEPANQMVKCDPRHGKYMACCMLYRGDVVPKDVNAAIGTIKTKRTIQFVDWCPTGFKVGINYQPPTVVPGGDLAKVQRAVCMLSNTTAIAEAWSRLNHKFDLMYAKRAFVHWYVGEGMEEGEFSEAREDLAALEKDYEEVGMDSGEGEGEGGEEY, translated from the exons atgcgTGAGTGCATATCTATACATGCGGGTCAGGCGGGCGTACAAATAGGAAATGCATGTTGGGAATTATATTGCCTGGAACACGGAATTCAGCCAGATGGACAGATGCCATCAGATAAAACGGTTGGCGGTGGTGACGACTCTTTTAACACCTTCTTCAGTGAAACTGGTGCCGGTAAACACGTTCCCAGGGCTGTATTTATAGATCTAGAACCTACGGTAGTAGATGAAGTTCGTACTGGTACATACCGTCAATTGTTTCACCCTGAGCAGCTCATAACAGGCAAGGAGGATGCTGCTAACAATTATGCAAGAGGACATTACACTATTGGGAAAGAAATAGTAGATCTTGTTTTAGATAGAGTGAGAAAATTAGCTGACCAATGTACTGGATTGCAAGGATTTTTGATTTTCCATTCTTTTGGCGGGGGTACAGGCTCAGGATTTGCGTCTCTACTTATGGAAAGACTTTCTGTTGATTATGGTAAGAAATCAAAGCTCGAATTTGCCATCTATCCTGCACCTCAGATTTCCACAGCAGTGGTAGAACCTTATAATTCCATTTTGACAACTCACACTACTCTGGAACACTCCGACGCCGCGTTTATGGTTGACAATGAAGCGATATACGATATCTGTCGTCGTAATTTGGACATTGAGCGACCGACATATACTAATTTGAATCGCCTTATTGGTCAAATCGTTTCATCAATCACTGCTTCCCTCCGATTTGACGGAGCTCTTAATGTGGATTTAACTGAATTCCAAACCAACTTAGTTCCCTATCCACGTATTCATTTCCCTTTGGTAACTTATGCTCCCGTAATTTCCGCTGAAAAAGCTTACCATGAGCAGCTGTCTGTAGCGGAAATCACCAATGCTTG TTTCGAACCAGCTAACCAAATGGTAAAATGTGATCCCAGACACGGTAAGTACATGGCGTGTTGTATGCTATACCGAGGTGATGTAGTTCCCAAGGATGTAAATGCTGCAATTGGaactattaaaacaaaacgcaCGATACAATTTGTGGATTGGTGTCCTACTGGATTTAAAGTAGGCATTAACTATCAACCACCAACTGTGGTGCCAGGGGGAGACTTAGCTAAAGTACAGCGCGCAGTGTGCATGCTCTCAAACACCACAGCCATCGCGGAAGCTTGGTCTCGCCTAAACCACAAGTTTGATCTAATGTATGCAAAACGCGCCTTTGTTCATTGGTATGTTGGCGAAGGGATGGAGGAAGGAGAATTTTCTGAAGCTCGTGAAGACTTGGCGGCACTCGAAAAAGACTATGAAGAAGTCGGAATGGATTCCGGTGAAGGTGAAGGCGAAGGCGGCgaagaatattaa